Proteins co-encoded in one Pseudomonas beijingensis genomic window:
- a CDS encoding fatty acid cis/trans isomerase codes for MPYRVLFGSLLLSLSFSAAAGNPAPAISYTRDIQPIFTEKCVACHACYDSACQLNLGSGEGAARGASKLSVYDGERGQAADPTRLFYDASGPHAWQRKGFYSVLDAQGSQAALMARMLELGHRTPLQPNAKLPEDIVLGLNRDNSCPMPGQFDEYAGSHPKEGMPLAVTGLTDQQYQTLQRWLAAGAPIDQQALAPSAAEALQVVQWENLLNAPGARESLVARWLFEHWFLAHIYFKDGEPGHFFQWVRSRTPTGQPIDLINTRRPNDDPGTRVYYRLWPVQGVIVHKTHITYGLSAAKMARIKSLFYSGKWQVAALPGYGPERRANPFSTFEAIPAQARYQFMLDNAEYFVRTFIRGPVCRGQIATDVIRDNFWALFQDPEHDLYITDPNYRGQATPLLAMPGQNDDVGSVLSLWLDYRDKRNEYEALRRDNYAELPAPSWSTLWAGNDNALLSIFRHFDSASVTKGLIGEVPQTMWLFDFPLLERTYYQLAVNFDVFGNVSHQAQTRLYFDLIRNGAEQNFLRLMPADSREGYLDDWYQAGGKFKMWLDYEAIDDDKPTALKLDERDPKGDFTQQLLARYGELNARPDPINRCDGAYCSRPNIDPTLQNAEQALSRLVSRPAAGLKVIDQLPEATLLRIETASGHREIYSLLRNRAHSNVAFLLGEERRYQPGLDTLTVYPGVLSSYPNFMFNIPAGQVPAFVEAMQGAQDGPALERIVERWGIRRSHPQFWYYFHDLSQYILETEPVESGVLDMNRYQNL; via the coding sequence ATGCCGTACCGCGTCTTATTCGGCAGTCTGTTGCTGTCGTTGTCTTTTAGCGCAGCCGCCGGGAATCCCGCTCCCGCGATCTCCTACACCCGCGACATCCAGCCGATCTTCACGGAAAAATGCGTGGCCTGTCATGCCTGCTATGACTCCGCCTGCCAGTTGAACCTGGGCAGCGGCGAAGGTGCGGCACGGGGCGCGAGCAAGCTGTCGGTGTATGACGGCGAGAGGGGCCAGGCGGCCGATCCGACCCGCTTGTTCTATGACGCCTCTGGCCCGCATGCCTGGCAACGCAAGGGCTTCTATTCTGTGCTCGACGCCCAGGGCAGCCAGGCTGCGCTGATGGCGCGCATGCTGGAGTTGGGCCACCGCACGCCGCTGCAGCCCAACGCCAAGCTACCGGAAGACATCGTGCTCGGGCTCAACCGGGATAATAGCTGCCCGATGCCGGGGCAATTCGACGAATACGCAGGCAGCCATCCCAAGGAAGGCATGCCCCTGGCCGTCACCGGCCTGACCGACCAGCAATACCAGACCCTGCAGCGCTGGCTGGCCGCCGGCGCACCCATCGATCAGCAGGCCCTGGCCCCAAGTGCCGCCGAAGCCTTGCAAGTGGTGCAATGGGAAAACCTGCTCAACGCCCCCGGTGCCCGGGAAAGCCTGGTGGCTCGCTGGTTATTCGAACATTGGTTCCTGGCGCACATCTATTTCAAGGACGGCGAACCGGGGCATTTCTTCCAATGGGTGCGTTCGCGCACGCCCACGGGCCAGCCCATCGACCTGATCAACACCCGCCGCCCGAACGATGATCCCGGCACTCGCGTCTATTATCGGCTCTGGCCGGTGCAAGGGGTGATCGTGCACAAGACCCACATCACCTACGGCTTGAGCGCGGCGAAGATGGCGCGGATCAAGAGCCTGTTCTACAGCGGCAAGTGGCAGGTCGCCGCGTTGCCGGGATACGGTCCGGAGCGCCGGGCCAATCCGTTTTCCACCTTCGAAGCGATCCCGGCCCAGGCCCGCTACCAATTCATGCTCGATAACGCCGAATATTTCGTGCGCACCTTCATTCGCGGGCCGGTGTGCCGGGGCCAGATTGCTACCGACGTGATCCGCGACAATTTCTGGGCGCTGTTCCAGGACCCCGAACACGACCTGTACATCACCGACCCGAACTACCGCGGTCAGGCCACGCCGCTGCTGGCGATGCCGGGGCAGAACGATGACGTGGGCAGCGTCCTCAGCCTGTGGCTCGACTACCGCGACAAACGCAACGAGTACGAGGCCTTGCGCCGCGACAACTATGCCGAGCTGCCGGCGCCGAGCTGGTCGACGCTGTGGGCCGGCAACGACAACGCGCTGCTGAGCATTTTCCGGCATTTCGACAGTGCTTCGGTCACCAAGGGGCTGATCGGGGAGGTGCCGCAGACGATGTGGTTGTTCGACTTCCCGTTGCTGGAGCGGACCTACTATCAGTTGGCGGTGAATTTCGACGTGTTCGGCAACGTCTCCCATCAAGCCCAGACCCGGTTGTATTTCGATTTGATCCGCAACGGTGCGGAACAGAACTTCCTGCGCCTGATGCCGGCCGACTCCCGGGAAGGCTACCTTGACGATTGGTACCAGGCCGGCGGCAAATTCAAGATGTGGCTCGATTACGAGGCCATCGACGATGACAAGCCGACCGCCCTCAAGCTTGACGAACGCGACCCCAAGGGTGATTTCACCCAGCAATTGCTGGCCCGTTATGGCGAGTTGAACGCGCGCCCCGATCCGATCAACCGTTGCGACGGCGCCTATTGCTCGCGTCCGAACATCGACCCGACGCTGCAAAACGCCGAGCAGGCCCTCAGTCGGCTGGTGTCACGCCCGGCGGCGGGGCTCAAGGTGATCGACCAACTGCCGGAAGCGACCCTGTTGCGTATCGAAACCGCCAGCGGTCACCGAGAGATCTACAGCCTGCTGCGCAATCGTGCCCACAGCAACGTCGCGTTTCTGCTGGGTGAGGAGCGGCGCTACCAGCCGGGGCTGGACACGCTGACGGTCTACCCGGGCGTGCTCAGCAGCTATCCGAACTTCATGTTCAACATTCCGGCCGGGCAAGTGCCGGCATTCGTCGAAGCCATGCAAGGCGCCCAGGATGGGCCGGCGTTAGAGCGGATTGTCGAGCGCTGGGGGATTCGCCGCAGCCATCCGCAGTTCTGGTACTACTTCCATGACCTGAGCCAGTACATCCTGGAGACGGAGCCCGTGGAAAGCGGTGTGCTGGACATGAATCGCTACCAGAACCTTTGA
- the nfuA gene encoding Fe-S biogenesis protein NfuA yields MTAITITDAAHDYLADLLSKQNTPGIGIRIFITQPGTQYAETCIAYCKPGEEKPEDTALGLKSFTAYIDSFSEAFLDDAVVDYATDRMGGQLTIKAPNAKVPMVNADSPVNERINYYLQTEINPGLASHGGQVSLIDVVEDGIAVLQFGGGCQGCGQADVTLKEGIERTLLERIPELKGVRDVTDHTQKENAYY; encoded by the coding sequence ATGACCGCCATTACCATTACCGATGCCGCCCACGATTACCTGGCCGACCTGCTGTCCAAGCAGAACACCCCGGGTATCGGGATCCGCATCTTCATTACCCAGCCCGGCACCCAGTACGCAGAGACGTGCATTGCCTACTGCAAGCCGGGGGAAGAAAAACCTGAAGACACTGCGTTGGGGCTCAAGAGCTTCACCGCGTACATCGACTCGTTCAGCGAAGCCTTCCTGGACGATGCGGTGGTCGACTACGCCACCGACCGCATGGGCGGCCAGCTGACCATCAAGGCGCCGAACGCCAAGGTGCCGATGGTCAATGCCGACAGCCCGGTCAACGAGCGCATCAATTACTACTTGCAAACCGAGATCAACCCGGGGCTCGCCAGCCACGGCGGCCAGGTTTCGCTGATCGACGTGGTGGAAGACGGCATCGCCGTGCTCCAGTTCGGCGGCGGCTGCCAGGGCTGCGGCCAGGCTGACGTGACCTTGAAGGAAGGCATCGAGCGCACCTTGCTCGAGCGCATTCCGGAGCTCAAGGGCGTGCGCGACGTGACCGACCATACGCAGAAAGAAAACGCTTACTACTGA
- the cobM gene encoding precorrin-4 C(11)-methyltransferase, giving the protein MTVYFIGAGPGDPDLITVKGQRLIRQCAVIIYAGSLVPTAVLEGHCAEQVINSAELHLEQIIELIRSAHLKGQDVARVHSGDPSLYGAIGEQIRCLRELGIPFEIIPGVTATSACAALLGAELTLPDISQSLILTRYADKSPMPAGEELGSLAQHGATMAIHLGVNHLEKIVDELLPHYGADCPIAVIHRASWPDQDWVVGTLADIAEKVQAKGFRRTALILVGRVLGNEVFSESSLYRAGHAHLYRP; this is encoded by the coding sequence ATGACCGTGTACTTCATCGGCGCCGGCCCCGGCGACCCGGACCTCATCACGGTCAAAGGCCAGCGACTGATCCGCCAGTGCGCGGTGATCATCTACGCCGGCTCGCTGGTGCCGACCGCCGTTCTCGAAGGCCACTGTGCCGAACAGGTGATCAACAGCGCCGAGCTGCATCTGGAACAGATCATCGAATTGATCAGGAGCGCCCACCTCAAGGGCCAGGACGTGGCCCGGGTGCACTCCGGCGACCCGAGCCTGTACGGCGCCATCGGCGAGCAGATTCGTTGTCTGCGGGAGCTGGGCATCCCTTTCGAAATCATCCCGGGCGTGACTGCGACCTCAGCCTGCGCAGCCCTGCTGGGCGCCGAACTGACCTTGCCGGACATCTCCCAGAGCCTGATCCTCACCCGTTACGCCGACAAATCCCCGATGCCTGCTGGGGAAGAACTGGGCAGTTTGGCGCAGCACGGGGCGACCATGGCGATTCACCTGGGGGTCAATCACCTGGAAAAAATCGTCGATGAACTGCTCCCCCACTACGGCGCCGACTGCCCGATTGCGGTGATTCACCGGGCGAGCTGGCCGGATCAGGATTGGGTGGTGGGGACGCTGGCTGATATCGCCGAGAAGGTGCAGGCCAAGGGTTTTCGCCGTACGGCGCTGATTCTGGTGGGGCGTGTGCTGGGTAATGAGGTGTTCAGCGAATCGTCGCTGTACCGCGCCGGGCATGCGCATCTCTACAGGCCTTGA
- a CDS encoding cobalamin biosynthesis protein — MSTEPILVIGLGCQRGCPASTLRALLEQTLLAHGIGLHQVRALASIDLKRDEPGLLELAGQLALPLTCFSAEQLSGYEQRLSHRSEIAFERTGCYGIAESAALALADQLGTPPATLLVPRQRGPMSTLALAVVA, encoded by the coding sequence ATGAGCACCGAGCCGATCCTGGTGATCGGCCTGGGCTGCCAACGCGGTTGCCCGGCCAGCACGCTGCGAGCGCTGCTCGAACAGACGCTGCTGGCCCACGGCATCGGGCTTCACCAGGTGCGGGCTTTGGCCAGTATCGACCTCAAACGTGACGAGCCCGGACTGCTGGAACTGGCCGGGCAACTAGCCCTGCCGCTGACCTGCTTCAGTGCCGAACAGTTGTCGGGCTACGAGCAACGGCTCAGTCACCGCTCCGAGATCGCCTTCGAGCGAACCGGTTGCTACGGCATCGCCGAAAGCGCTGCCCTGGCCTTGGCCGACCAGTTGGGTACGCCGCCAGCAACGCTGCTGGTTCCTCGTCAGAGAGGCCCCATGAGCACGTTGGCATTGGCGGTCGTGGCGTAA
- a CDS encoding CbtA family protein produces the protein MIKRIAQTAGFSGLLAALLLTLLQSFWVSPLILQAETFEKAPATEVHEHADGAAHSHDAEAWEPEDGWQRVLSTTGGNLVVAVGFALMLAGLYTLRAPTRTAQGLLWGLAGYATFVLAPTLGLPPELPGTAAADLAQRQMWWIGTAASTAVGIALIAFGRHWLLKVLGVATLLVPHVIGAPQPEVHSMLAPEALESQFKIASQVTNVAFWLALGLISAWLFRRDGQARHDA, from the coding sequence ATGATCAAGCGTATCGCGCAGACCGCCGGTTTCAGTGGCTTGCTGGCGGCCCTGCTGCTGACCCTGCTGCAGAGTTTCTGGGTATCGCCGCTGATTCTCCAGGCGGAAACCTTCGAGAAAGCCCCGGCGACCGAGGTCCATGAACACGCCGACGGGGCCGCCCACAGCCATGACGCCGAAGCCTGGGAACCGGAAGACGGCTGGCAACGCGTGCTGTCCACCACTGGCGGCAACCTGGTAGTCGCGGTGGGTTTCGCCCTGATGCTGGCGGGCCTGTACACCTTGCGCGCACCGACTCGCACCGCCCAGGGCCTGCTTTGGGGCCTGGCCGGTTACGCCACGTTCGTTCTGGCGCCGACGCTTGGTCTGCCGCCGGAACTGCCTGGCACCGCGGCGGCCGACCTGGCCCAGCGGCAGATGTGGTGGATCGGCACCGCGGCGTCCACAGCGGTGGGCATTGCCTTGATCGCCTTCGGCCGGCATTGGCTGCTCAAGGTGCTGGGTGTGGCGACGTTGCTGGTGCCCCACGTCATCGGCGCACCGCAACCTGAAGTCCACTCGATGCTGGCGCCCGAGGCGCTGGAAAGCCAGTTCAAGATCGCCTCGCAGGTGACCAACGTCGCCTTCTGGCTGGCCCTGGGCCTGATCAGCGCCTGGCTGTTTCGCCGTGACGGTCAGGCCCGCCACGACGCATGA
- a CDS encoding CbtB domain-containing protein: MSTISSTARTASSTTTLSQRLSAAILASILGAGLVYFAGFSHIEAVHNAAHDTRHSAAFPCH, encoded by the coding sequence ATGTCGACCATCAGCAGCACCGCCCGCACCGCCAGCAGCACCACCACCCTGAGCCAACGCCTGAGCGCCGCGATCCTGGCTTCGATCCTGGGCGCGGGACTGGTCTATTTCGCCGGTTTCTCCCACATCGAAGCGGTGCACAACGCCGCCCACGATACCCGCCACAGCGCCGCCTTCCCGTGCCACTGA
- a CDS encoding toxin-activating lysine-acyltransferase: protein MLTLDFWLSPAIDHRQIVFFFDRVGLPRGYVTWAYLAPDSEERLLTDPEFLLHPSEWNEGGRTWIIDFCFPVGGAKEAIGRMKEIFRGEGVDRVYWARKRPCAARCGRLKNCSMKLRDF, encoded by the coding sequence ATGCTGACATTGGATTTCTGGTTGTCGCCTGCAATTGATCATAGGCAGATAGTGTTTTTCTTTGATCGTGTTGGGCTGCCCAGGGGGTATGTGACTTGGGCGTACCTGGCGCCTGATTCCGAGGAGCGCTTGCTCACGGATCCAGAGTTTTTGCTTCACCCTTCGGAGTGGAACGAAGGGGGTAGAACTTGGATTATTGATTTTTGTTTTCCTGTCGGGGGTGCAAAAGAGGCTATAGGGAGGATGAAGGAGATTTTCCGAGGGGAGGGTGTTGATAGGGTTTACTGGGCTCGCAAACGTCCCTGTGCCGCACGTTGCGGACGTTTAAAGAACTGTTCGATGAAACTGCGGGACTTTTAG
- the cobW gene encoding cobalamin biosynthesis protein CobW, with protein sequence MKTLAKLSVTIVTGFLGSGKTTLLRHMLDNAQGRRIAVIVNEFGELGIDGEILKQCSIGCTEEEANGRVYELANGCLCCTVQEEFFPVMRELVARRGDLDHILIETSGLALPKPLVQAFQWPEIRSACTVDAVITVVDSPAVAAGTFAAFPDQVDAQRKLDPNLDHESPLHELFADQLASADLVILNKADLISPEDLAKVRLEVAEELPPAVKVIEASSGRLPLDVLIGLGAGSEEHIDGRHSHHDHHHDGDDDDHDHDAFDSISIELPQADESLLLDALTQLVVQHGVLRVKGFAAIPNKPMRLLIQGVGTRFDKHFDRQWGADEVRVTRLVLIGQALDAALLEAQLRAALSA encoded by the coding sequence ATGAAAACACTGGCCAAACTCTCCGTCACCATCGTCACCGGCTTCCTCGGCTCGGGTAAGACCACCTTGCTGCGGCACATGCTCGACAACGCCCAGGGCCGGCGTATCGCCGTGATCGTCAACGAGTTCGGCGAGCTGGGCATCGACGGCGAGATCCTCAAGCAGTGTTCCATCGGTTGCACCGAAGAAGAAGCCAACGGCCGCGTCTATGAGCTGGCCAACGGTTGCCTGTGCTGCACGGTGCAGGAAGAGTTCTTCCCGGTGATGCGTGAACTGGTGGCCCGGCGTGGTGACCTCGACCACATCCTCATCGAAACTTCTGGCCTGGCCCTGCCCAAGCCGCTGGTCCAGGCCTTCCAATGGCCGGAAATCCGCAGCGCCTGCACCGTCGATGCGGTGATCACCGTGGTCGACAGCCCGGCCGTGGCCGCCGGTACCTTCGCCGCCTTCCCCGACCAGGTCGATGCCCAGCGCAAACTCGATCCGAACCTGGATCACGAATCGCCGCTGCACGAACTGTTCGCCGACCAACTGGCAAGCGCCGACCTGGTGATCCTCAACAAGGCCGATCTGATCAGCCCTGAAGACCTGGCCAAGGTGCGCCTGGAGGTCGCCGAAGAACTGCCACCGGCGGTCAAGGTCATCGAAGCCAGCAGCGGTCGCCTGCCGCTGGACGTGTTGATCGGCCTGGGGGCCGGTTCCGAAGAACACATCGACGGCCGCCACAGTCATCACGACCATCACCACGATGGCGACGATGACGACCACGATCATGACGCCTTCGATTCCATTTCCATCGAACTGCCCCAGGCCGACGAAAGCCTGTTGCTGGACGCGCTGACGCAACTGGTGGTCCAGCACGGCGTGCTGCGGGTCAAGGGTTTCGCGGCAATTCCGAACAAGCCGATGCGCCTGCTGATCCAAGGCGTTGGCACGCGTTTCGACAAACATTTCGACCGCCAGTGGGGCGCCGACGAAGTGCGGGTCACCCGTCTGGTGCTGATCGGCCAGGCGCTGGATGCCGCATTGCTCGAAGCGCAGTTGCGCGCCGCTCTCAGCGCCTAA
- the cobN gene encoding cobaltochelatase subunit CobN, producing the protein MHLLRTQPGGFVSDDNIADLGQTPAELVILCSGDSSLALLAEAARQLPDDYPQFRLANPMQVQNHASVDLYFEDVLRHAKVILLSLHGGIGYWRYGIERLMELAGRGVKLILVPGDDRPDPELSDLSNVPIEDRDRLWQFLRQGGLGNALDLFHNLGSQWFGRDYPWAEPQALPRTAIYHPANTNASLGDWQADWQVDQPVAVVLFYRSHLQAANTAFIDVFCQRLQAAGLNPLPIAVASLKEPACLALVEDWLDEVEAGVILNTTGFAQSSPEAPHLRPFRRNIPVIQAICAQDNEPGWRASEQGLGPRDLAMHIALPELDGRIISRPISFKDLAWRSERSQSDVVCYRAVPERMDFVAELAQRWTTLARLPNAEKRVALILANYPTRDGRIGNGVGLDTPAAALNILRAMQTEGYPLPAELPESGTALIQQLLGGVSNDLDSLDARPCHQSLALDAYQVMFDALPEANRQAVLERWGAPDKDPMYRDGRLMIAGLRLGLTFVGIQPARGYQVDPSAVYHDPDLVPPHGYLAFYFWLRHTYGVHGVIHVGKHGNLEWLPGKGVGLSENCWPDVLLGPLPNIYPFIVNDPGEGAQAKRRTQAVIIDHLMPPLTRAETYGPLRNLELLADEYYEAQLLDPRRARELQRDILNLVRETHIDRELQLDAGLDSDADAAIWLPRLDTYLCDLKESQIRDGLHIFGESPSGRLRIDTLLALLRIPRGDGKGAQSSLLPALAKAFGLGFDPLDCALAEPWAGDRPEALRRVSAEPWRTAGDTRERLELFAAQLIEQALDGTVEQLDAPGWEGVGSIIENLRSVVAPRLDACGPAEMRGLLDALSGRFVPAGPSGAPSRGRLDVLPTGRNFFSVDVRNLPTTTAWRIGFQSANLILERHLQDHGDHLRQLGLSVWGTATMRTGGDDIAQAMALMGVRPVWATGSQRVDDFEILPLSLLDRPRVDVTLRVSGFFRDAFANLIRLFDAAVQAVAALDEPDDMNPLAAKVRSEREALLVSGLEPDAAARQAGWRIFGAKPGAYGAGVQGAIDGRLWQSREDLAEVYLNWGGYAYGASDEGTAARDQFSRRLSQVQAVLQNQDNREHDLLDSNDYYQFQGGMLAAVETLGGAAAASYHGDHSQPDLPRIRTLKEELNRVIRSRAANPKWIDGVKRHGYKGAFELAATVDNLFAFDATTRLIDDHQYALLADAYLLDPDTRDFVRQHNPDALRDMTERMLEAQQRGMWQAPGEYREALENLLLDIEEDG; encoded by the coding sequence ATGCACCTGCTCAGGACCCAGCCCGGCGGTTTTGTATCGGACGACAACATTGCCGACCTGGGGCAAACCCCCGCCGAACTGGTGATCCTGTGCAGCGGCGACTCCAGCCTGGCGCTGCTGGCCGAAGCGGCGCGGCAGTTGCCGGACGACTACCCGCAGTTTCGCCTCGCCAACCCGATGCAGGTGCAGAACCACGCCTCGGTGGATCTGTACTTCGAGGACGTGCTACGTCATGCCAAGGTCATCCTGCTGTCGCTGCACGGCGGCATCGGCTATTGGCGCTACGGCATCGAGCGTCTGATGGAATTGGCCGGGCGCGGGGTGAAGTTGATCCTGGTGCCGGGGGATGATCGTCCCGACCCGGAACTCAGTGACCTGAGCAACGTACCCATTGAGGACCGCGACCGGCTCTGGCAGTTCTTGCGCCAGGGCGGCCTGGGCAATGCCCTGGACTTGTTTCACAACCTCGGCAGTCAATGGTTCGGCCGCGACTACCCGTGGGCCGAGCCGCAGGCCCTGCCGCGCACGGCGATCTATCATCCCGCAAACACCAACGCCAGCCTCGGCGATTGGCAGGCCGACTGGCAGGTCGATCAACCGGTGGCGGTGGTGCTGTTCTATCGCTCCCACCTGCAAGCGGCGAACACCGCGTTCATCGACGTGTTCTGCCAGCGCCTGCAAGCGGCAGGGCTCAATCCGCTGCCGATTGCCGTGGCCAGCCTCAAGGAACCGGCTTGCCTGGCGCTGGTAGAGGACTGGCTGGACGAAGTGGAAGCAGGGGTGATCCTCAACACCACCGGCTTCGCTCAATCCAGCCCCGAAGCCCCGCACTTGCGGCCGTTTCGCCGCAACATTCCGGTGATCCAGGCCATTTGCGCCCAGGACAACGAACCCGGCTGGCGTGCCAGCGAACAGGGCTTGGGACCACGGGACCTGGCGATGCACATTGCCTTGCCGGAGCTGGATGGCCGAATCATCAGCCGCCCGATCAGCTTCAAGGACCTGGCCTGGCGCAGCGAGCGCAGCCAGAGCGACGTGGTCTGCTACCGCGCTGTGCCCGAACGCATGGATTTTGTCGCCGAACTGGCTCAGCGCTGGACCACCCTGGCGCGCCTGCCCAACGCAGAAAAGCGCGTGGCGCTGATCCTCGCCAACTACCCGACTCGGGATGGACGTATCGGTAACGGGGTCGGCCTGGATACCCCGGCGGCGGCGCTGAATATCCTGCGCGCCATGCAAACCGAAGGTTATCCGCTGCCGGCCGAATTGCCTGAGAGCGGCACTGCGCTGATCCAGCAATTGCTCGGTGGCGTCAGCAACGACCTGGATAGCCTCGACGCGCGTCCGTGTCACCAGAGCCTGGCCCTGGATGCCTACCAGGTCATGTTCGACGCGCTGCCCGAGGCCAATCGCCAAGCGGTGCTGGAACGCTGGGGTGCGCCGGACAAAGACCCGATGTACCGCGACGGCCGCCTGATGATCGCCGGCCTGCGCCTGGGCCTGACCTTCGTCGGCATCCAGCCGGCGCGGGGGTATCAGGTCGACCCGAGCGCGGTGTACCACGACCCGGACCTGGTGCCGCCCCACGGTTACCTGGCGTTTTATTTCTGGTTGCGCCACACCTACGGCGTCCACGGGGTGATCCACGTCGGCAAGCACGGCAACCTCGAATGGCTGCCGGGCAAAGGTGTCGGGCTCTCGGAGAACTGCTGGCCGGACGTGCTGCTGGGGCCACTGCCGAACATCTATCCGTTCATCGTCAACGACCCGGGCGAGGGTGCCCAGGCCAAGCGTCGCACCCAGGCGGTGATCATCGACCACTTGATGCCGCCGCTGACCCGGGCCGAAACCTATGGACCGCTGCGCAACCTCGAGCTGTTGGCGGACGAGTACTACGAGGCGCAGTTGCTCGATCCGCGCCGCGCCCGGGAGCTGCAACGGGACATCCTCAACCTGGTGCGCGAGACCCACATCGACCGCGAGTTGCAACTGGATGCCGGCCTCGACAGCGATGCTGACGCAGCAATCTGGCTGCCGCGCCTGGACACATATTTGTGTGATCTGAAGGAGTCGCAGATCCGTGACGGCCTGCACATTTTTGGTGAATCGCCTAGCGGGCGGCTGCGCATCGACACCTTGCTGGCGTTGCTGCGCATTCCCCGGGGTGACGGCAAAGGCGCGCAGTCGAGCTTGTTGCCGGCGCTGGCCAAGGCGTTCGGGCTGGGTTTCGATCCGCTGGATTGTGCCTTGGCCGAGCCCTGGGCCGGCGATCGTCCCGAAGCGTTGCGCCGGGTCAGCGCCGAGCCTTGGCGCACCGCTGGCGATACCCGTGAGCGCTTGGAGCTGTTCGCTGCCCAGTTGATCGAGCAGGCGTTGGACGGCACGGTCGAGCAGCTCGACGCGCCGGGTTGGGAAGGGGTGGGCAGCATCATTGAAAACCTGCGATCCGTCGTCGCTCCGCGCCTGGACGCCTGCGGCCCGGCGGAAATGCGCGGTTTGCTCGATGCTTTGAGCGGGCGCTTCGTGCCGGCCGGCCCCAGCGGCGCGCCGAGCCGTGGGCGCCTGGACGTATTGCCGACCGGGCGCAACTTCTTCTCGGTGGACGTACGCAACCTACCCACCACCACGGCGTGGCGCATCGGTTTCCAGTCGGCCAACTTGATCCTTGAGCGGCACTTGCAGGACCACGGCGATCACCTGCGCCAGCTCGGCCTGTCGGTGTGGGGCACCGCCACCATGCGCACCGGCGGCGACGACATCGCCCAGGCCATGGCGTTGATGGGTGTGCGTCCGGTGTGGGCCACCGGCAGCCAGCGGGTCGATGACTTCGAGATCCTGCCGCTGAGCCTCCTGGACCGGCCTCGGGTCGATGTCACCTTGCGCGTGTCCGGGTTCTTCCGGGATGCCTTTGCCAACCTGATCCGCTTGTTCGATGCCGCCGTGCAGGCCGTCGCCGCCCTCGATGAACCGGACGATATGAATCCGTTGGCAGCCAAGGTGCGCAGTGAGCGCGAAGCCTTGCTAGTCTCGGGTCTTGAGCCAGATGCCGCGGCACGCCAGGCCGGCTGGCGGATTTTCGGTGCCAAGCCCGGGGCCTATGGCGCGGGCGTGCAGGGCGCGATCGACGGTCGCTTGTGGCAGAGCCGCGAGGATCTGGCCGAGGTGTACCTGAACTGGGGTGGCTACGCCTACGGTGCCAGCGATGAAGGCACCGCCGCCCGCGATCAGTTCTCCCGGCGCTTGAGCCAGGTGCAGGCGGTGCTACAGAACCAGGACAACCGCGAGCACGACCTGCTCGATTCCAACGACTATTACCAGTTCCAGGGCGGCATGCTGGCAGCGGTCGAAACCCTCGGTGGCGCCGCGGCGGCCAGTTACCATGGCGATCACAGCCAGCCGGACTTGCCCAGGATCCGCACCCTGAAGGAAGAGCTCAACCGCGTCATCCGCTCCCGCGCGGCGAATCCGAAGTGGATCGACGGCGTGAAGCGGCACGGCTATAAAGGCGCGTTCGAGCTGGCGGCGACGGTGGACAACCTGTTTGCCTTCGACGCCACCACCCGGTTGATCGACGACCACCAGTACGCGTTGCTGGCCGATGCCTACCTGCTCGACCCAGACACCCGGGACTTCGTCCGCCAGCACAACCCCGACGCCTTGCGAGACATGACCGAGCGCATGCTCGAAGCGCAGCAGCGGGGGATGTGGCAGGCACCGGGGGAGTATCGCGAGGCGTTGGAGAATTTGTTGTTGGACATAGAAGAAGATGGCTGA